The genomic stretch AAGCAGGAGTTATGATTAAGAGCTTCCAGCACCTTGGGAAGATTGGTGTTGAAATATTTCATATCAACTTTTCCACAGGATGATAGTTTTAGATGTTCTTTTACAAAGTTCAGACTGAATTTGAACTCATCCTTTATTTTGAAAGGTTTCACAAGGCATTGATAGAAGATGAGATTATAAATTCTTTCTGTTTTATAATTCAGTTCCTGTAGGAATGACCGATCTATTTCTGTGAAAAAAGGAGAAATGATTTCTATTCCCATAAGTACAGATGAGGTGAAAATACGATCGATGCTTATCAACTCCTCTAATGATAAAGATTTTGAACTATAGATTATTAAATGCCGGATCTCAAGATTCTCTACAGCGTTTCTTAGCCTCTTTAAAAGGCTGATCTCCCCGATTTCGATAAAGAGGTCATTAATGGTATTAGACTCACGATATTCGTAAGATAAGCGCGGAAAATTCCTATCCCAGTCATTGTCTGTAATAAATCCATATTCGTTCTCTAAGAGCATCTCTAAATACTCCTCAACGATATCCTGAGATTCTTTATCATACATTTCCAGAATTTCTTCAAGGGAATTCTTTTTTAATTCTTCTATCAGATCATAGAATTCTAAAGGATAAAGTTCCGAGGTATTTCTCTGCAGATCAGAAATCAATATTCTATTGACTCCTTTCGTAACTAGAATTGTGCTGAATATATTAAAATATCTCATAATAATCTTACCAGGAATTTGTAAGGTTTTGATTTCGTATAGAAATCAGTCTTATATTTTTCACTGGCTATGGCAGTGTTTAAAGTGGATTTTCCCTTTTCTTTATCTGTTACAATTTCCATGTATTGATAGATAAGAGGAAGCGGACTTTTTTCAGTGGGAGTAAATTTTTTTTTCATAAATAATCAGCGATTTCTTTTTCCAATGAATAGTTACAGATTACAGAATATCCAAGAAATTGTCCTATGGCATTCACTTCTAAAAAATAAAACTTATCCTTGCTCTTGATGAAATCCAATGAACCACTATTGAGATCCAGAGATAACATCAGCAGATGAATTTTTTCTTCAACACTTTTGGGAAGATTATAA from Chryseobacterium indologenes encodes the following:
- the gwsS gene encoding grasp-with-spasm system SPASM domain peptide maturase; its protein translation is MRYFNIFSTILVTKGVNRILISDLQRNTSELYPLEFYDLIEELKKNSLEEILEMYDKESQDIVEEYLEMLLENEYGFITDNDWDRNFPRLSYEYRESNTINDLFIEIGEISLLKRLRNAVENLEIRHLIIYSSKSLSLEELISIDRIFTSSVLMGIEIISPFFTEIDRSFLQELNYKTERIYNLIFYQCLVKPFKIKDEFKFSLNFVKEHLKLSSCGKVDMKYFNTNLPKVLEALNHNSCLHKKISIDSEGNIKNCPLMPESFGKIQNFSLEEALAQPGFKKYWKVTKDRIEGCKECEFRYICTDCRAYTERSHYTSENLDLSKPLKCGYNPYTNEWKEWSKNPLKQKAILYYDMQKTK